Proteins encoded by one window of Ulvibacter sp. MAR_2010_11:
- a CDS encoding F0F1 ATP synthase subunit B — MDLVTPDVGLLFWTFISFIVLFFLLKKFAWKPIVGTVNDREQSIKEALASAEAARKEMQNLTADNERILQEARAERELMMKEARELKAKMISDAKEEAKTAADKMIISAQAAIENEKKAAVAELKSQVASLSVEIAEKVVKAELSDKGKQLKLVEEMLGDATLN, encoded by the coding sequence ATGGATTTAGTTACTCCGGACGTAGGATTATTATTTTGGACCTTTATCTCGTTTATTGTTTTGTTTTTTCTTCTGAAAAAATTTGCATGGAAACCTATCGTAGGGACCGTAAACGACAGAGAGCAGTCTATTAAAGAAGCATTGGCCTCGGCCGAAGCTGCCAGAAAGGAAATGCAAAACCTTACTGCAGATAACGAACGTATTTTGCAGGAAGCCCGTGCCGAAAGAGAGTTGATGATGAAAGAAGCTCGTGAGTTAAAGGCGAAAATGATTTCCGACGCAAAGGAAGAAGCCAAAACAGCCGCCGATAAAATGATTATCAGCGCACAGGCTGCCATCGAAAACGAAAAGAAAGCCGCAGTTGCCGAACTGAAAAGTCAGGTAGCTTCTTTATCTGTTGAAATTGCAGAAAAAGTAGTAAAAGCAGAACTTTCAGACAAAGGCAAACAATTGAAATTAGTAGAGGAAATGTT
- the atpE gene encoding ATP synthase F0 subunit C: protein MSSLALVQDVVSYVPFAAIGAGLAAIGAGIGIGRIGGSAMDAIARQPEMQGKIQGSAIVLIAFVEAVALFAVVVSLIAK, encoded by the coding sequence ATGAGTAGTTTAGCATTAGTTCAAGACGTAGTAAGTTACGTTCCTTTTGCAGCAATTGGAGCTGGTCTTGCAGCTATCGGTGCCGGTATCGGTATTGGTAGAATTGGAGGATCTGCAATGGACGCGATTGCGCGCCAGCCGGAGATGCAAGGAAAAATACAAGGATCTGCAATCGTACTTATCGCTTTCGTTGAAGCGGTAGCACTTTTTGCGGTGGTTGTATCACTTATTGCAAAGTAA
- the atpB gene encoding F0F1 ATP synthase subunit A: MKTTNFNAIKSLILGVFFILAANPTFATASPSASDGGETEKEFDVTSMIMHHIKDAHDFHIMDWDGHAVSIPLPVILWTENGLVTFMSSEFHHDDTGTVVVEKGGQKFVKYHEEIYYASEAPHGASTMTPTEGNHPEGHKPLDFSITKLVFSMFLSIVLLLVIFGLSARKYSKSGVPKGIAKFTEPLVLFIRDEVARPNIGEKHYKRFMPFLLTLFFFIWINNVMGLIPFFPFSANLSGNIAFTLVLAVITFVITTVVAKKDYWKHIFWMPGVPVPMKIFLAPIEFLGIFIKPISLMIRLFANITAGHIIVLSLISLIFIAKSIWISPASVFFSVFISLIEVLVVAIQAYIFTMLSALYIGSAMEEHEHEH, from the coding sequence TTGAAAACAACCAATTTTAACGCGATTAAAAGCCTCATTTTAGGGGTGTTTTTTATTTTAGCAGCTAACCCTACTTTTGCCACCGCAAGTCCTTCTGCCAGCGATGGAGGTGAAACAGAAAAAGAATTTGACGTAACCAGTATGATCATGCATCACATTAAAGATGCGCACGATTTCCATATTATGGACTGGGACGGTCATGCAGTTTCTATTCCGTTACCGGTAATTCTTTGGACCGAAAACGGGCTGGTAACCTTTATGTCCAGTGAGTTTCATCACGACGATACAGGAACTGTGGTTGTTGAAAAAGGCGGACAGAAATTTGTAAAATACCACGAAGAAATTTATTATGCTTCCGAAGCGCCTCACGGGGCTTCAACAATGACCCCAACCGAAGGAAATCACCCTGAGGGTCATAAACCATTGGACTTTTCCATTACTAAGTTAGTGTTCTCAATGTTCCTTTCAATAGTATTGTTGTTGGTAATCTTCGGACTTTCGGCAAGAAAATACAGCAAGAGCGGTGTGCCAAAAGGCATCGCTAAGTTTACAGAGCCTTTAGTACTATTTATAAGAGATGAGGTAGCAAGACCTAATATAGGTGAAAAGCACTATAAGCGATTTATGCCTTTCTTATTAACCCTCTTCTTCTTTATCTGGATAAACAACGTGATGGGTCTTATTCCATTCTTCCCCTTTAGTGCTAACCTAAGTGGAAACATTGCTTTTACCTTGGTATTGGCAGTAATTACCTTTGTAATTACTACAGTTGTTGCAAAAAAGGATTATTGGAAACACATCTTCTGGATGCCGGGAGTACCCGTTCCTATGAAAATATTTTTGGCCCCTATTGAATTCCTCGGAATTTTTATAAAGCCTATCTCGCTAATGATTCGGTTGTTTGCAAACATCACGGCGGGACATATTATTGTATTAAGTCTAATCTCTTTAATATTTATTGCGAAAAGCATCTGGATCTCACCGGCTTCGGTATTCTTTTCGGTATTTATAAGTCTTATTGAGGTATTAGTTGTTGCCATTCAGGCATATATTTTCACCATGTTGTCGGCTCTTTATATTGGATCGGCCATGGAAGAACACGAGCACGAACATTAA
- a CDS encoding AtpZ/AtpI family protein: MTDPKESKKPRPSSRINNYARFTGIGFQMVAIIGIGAYGGVKLDERYPNEYSLWTIICSLAAIGIAMYFVIKQVTNFSNRNND; this comes from the coding sequence TTGACAGATCCCAAAGAATCCAAAAAGCCAAGACCGAGCAGCAGAATTAACAACTATGCTCGCTTCACGGGAATCGGATTTCAAATGGTTGCCATTATTGGAATAGGAGCTTACGGAGGCGTAAAACTGGACGAACGGTATCCCAATGAATATTCCCTCTGGACAATTATTTGCAGTCTCGCCGCGATAGGCATTGCTATGTATTTTGTGATAAAACAAGTGACCAATTTTTCAAACAGAAACAATGACTAA
- a CDS encoding polymer-forming cytoskeletal protein: MFSDKKEKNMTEPTTGQNRINEGTTLNGDIQSEGFFRIDGTIKGNVSTPSKVVLGKSGYINGTLTCENADIEGKFEGDLNVSGTLTLRATAHIEGEVVVGKLAVEPGATFNASCKMKGSEKDRKATVSETEIKDAESLKTQNHPFDRSQRIQKAKTEQQN; encoded by the coding sequence ATGTTTTCAGACAAAAAAGAGAAGAATATGACAGAACCAACAACAGGACAAAATCGTATTAATGAAGGAACCACCTTGAATGGCGACATTCAATCTGAAGGCTTTTTCAGAATTGACGGTACCATCAAAGGAAATGTAAGTACTCCGTCAAAGGTGGTGTTAGGAAAATCGGGTTATATAAACGGAACATTAACCTGTGAAAATGCAGATATTGAAGGGAAATTTGAAGGAGATTTAAATGTCTCGGGAACGCTCACGCTTAGAGCTACAGCCCATATTGAAGGCGAAGTAGTAGTTGGAAAACTTGCTGTAGAGCCCGGAGCAACCTTTAATGCGTCTTGTAAGATGAAAGGTTCAGAAAAAGATAGAAAGGCAACGGTTTCTGAAACTGAAATAAAAGATGCCGAAAGCTTAAAAACGCAAAACCACCCTTTTGACAGATCCCAAAGAATCCAAAAAGCCAAGACCGAGCAGCAGAATTAA
- a CDS encoding ferredoxin--NADP reductase encodes MSESHLLAVSQLNKETPNSVCITFEIPDALREKYRYKAGQYITIKYLVDGKEIRRAYSICSAPSSGLLQVGVKKVSDGAFSEFANTTLKEGDALDVMLPEGKFILNPEASTSKNYAAFVAGSGITPVLSIIQAVMEEEPLSSFVLVYGNQTLEEAMFYSELLKLKERYPNRFQIEWLFSRKQEEGAMFGRIERSTVNYILKNKYKELNFHEFYLCGPEPMIDEVASVLKEHGFNQKQIHFELFTTAEKGMLVEPHDGTTQITVTVDDETATFTMPQNKSVLEAVLEQKIDAPYSCQGGICSTCIARIVEGKAEMRKNQILTDDEIAEGLVLTCQAHPTSATLVIDYDDV; translated from the coding sequence ATGAGCGAATCCCACCTACTTGCGGTATCGCAGCTTAATAAAGAAACCCCTAATTCGGTTTGCATCACTTTTGAAATTCCGGACGCATTACGCGAAAAATATCGTTATAAAGCCGGTCAATATATCACCATAAAATATTTGGTTGACGGAAAGGAAATTCGAAGAGCTTATTCTATATGCAGTGCTCCCTCAAGCGGCTTGCTGCAAGTAGGAGTAAAAAAAGTGAGCGATGGTGCTTTTTCAGAATTTGCCAATACAACTTTAAAGGAAGGTGATGCGCTGGATGTAATGTTGCCTGAAGGTAAATTTATACTAAATCCCGAAGCATCCACCTCAAAAAATTATGCAGCCTTTGTTGCCGGAAGCGGAATTACACCTGTTTTGTCTATCATTCAGGCTGTCATGGAAGAAGAACCTTTGAGTTCTTTTGTATTAGTCTACGGAAATCAGACGCTAGAGGAAGCGATGTTTTATTCCGAATTACTTAAGTTAAAGGAAAGGTATCCAAACCGATTTCAAATTGAATGGCTTTTCAGCCGAAAGCAGGAAGAAGGTGCGATGTTTGGCCGTATTGAACGCTCTACCGTAAATTATATTCTGAAAAATAAGTACAAGGAACTCAATTTTCATGAATTCTACCTTTGCGGTCCCGAGCCTATGATCGATGAAGTTGCATCGGTGCTGAAGGAACACGGATTTAATCAAAAGCAGATTCATTTCGAACTATTTACTACTGCCGAAAAAGGAATGTTGGTGGAACCGCACGATGGAACAACCCAAATTACGGTGACGGTCGACGATGAAACAGCAACCTTTACCATGCCTCAAAACAAATCGGTTTTAGAAGCGGTTTTGGAACAAAAGATAGATGCTCCTTATTCCTGTCAGGGTGGAATTTGCAGTACCTGCATCGCCCGTATTGTTGAAGGGAAGGCCGAAATGCGGAAAAACCAAATTCTTACAGATGATGAAATCGCCGAAGGCCTTGTATTAACTTGTCAGGCACACCCTACCAGCGCAACTTTGGTGATCGATTATGACGATGTGTAA
- a CDS encoding glycosyltransferase family 9 protein, producing the protein MALPKHILVIRLSAMGDVAMTIPVLRIFTQTYPNVKITVLSRVFFKPLFDDIPNVNFLEADVYGEHKGFGLLKLANEAKELGIDAVADLHNVIRSKAITAYLKMTGLQTATIDKGRAEKKEITQAKGAAISPLKTTHQRYADVFNGLGFPLELKNPSSQVRKQLTPRLLSLIGKHSQKAIGIAPFAAFEGKMYPIDLMQEVIAQLDALGKYRVFLFGGGKEEIQQLSEMALQYTSVANVAGQLTFDDELALISNLDVMLSMDSGNGHLAAMCGIPVVTLWGVTHPFAGFTPFNQPSENQLTADRAQYPLIPTSVYGNKFPEGYEKAMTTITPKKVVEKLLEIV; encoded by the coding sequence TTGGCACTCCCAAAACACATATTGGTAATCAGGTTATCGGCCATGGGTGATGTTGCCATGACCATTCCCGTGCTTCGTATTTTTACACAAACATATCCCAATGTCAAGATAACCGTGCTTTCAAGAGTTTTTTTTAAACCCTTGTTCGATGACATACCCAATGTCAACTTTTTGGAGGCAGATGTTTATGGAGAACACAAAGGTTTCGGCCTGCTAAAATTGGCAAATGAGGCCAAGGAATTGGGGATCGATGCAGTTGCCGATCTACACAATGTAATTCGTTCCAAAGCCATTACCGCCTACTTAAAGATGACAGGCTTACAAACCGCAACTATTGACAAAGGCAGAGCCGAAAAAAAAGAGATTACCCAAGCCAAAGGAGCTGCTATTAGTCCGTTGAAAACCACTCACCAACGATACGCCGATGTTTTTAATGGCCTGGGTTTCCCTTTGGAATTAAAAAACCCCTCGTCGCAGGTGCGCAAACAATTAACACCGCGATTGCTTAGTCTGATTGGAAAACACTCTCAAAAAGCTATTGGAATCGCTCCTTTTGCTGCCTTCGAGGGGAAAATGTATCCCATAGATTTAATGCAAGAAGTAATTGCACAATTAGATGCCTTGGGGAAGTATCGCGTTTTTTTGTTTGGAGGAGGTAAAGAGGAAATTCAACAACTTTCGGAAATGGCGTTACAGTACACTTCGGTTGCCAATGTTGCTGGACAGCTCACTTTCGACGACGAACTGGCGCTAATTTCAAATCTCGATGTGATGCTTTCCATGGATAGCGGCAACGGTCATTTGGCTGCGATGTGCGGAATTCCGGTAGTGACTTTATGGGGTGTAACACATCCCTTTGCAGGATTTACGCCTTTTAATCAGCCTTCCGAAAACCAATTAACTGCAGATAGAGCGCAGTACCCTCTAATTCCAACTTCTGTTTACGGAAATAAATTTCCCGAGGGATACGAAAAAGCAATGACCACGATTACACCCAAGAAGGTGGTTGAAAAATTGCTGGAAATTGTATAA
- a CDS encoding DUF4254 domain-containing protein, producing the protein MFSKKANTIFADVIDTYHLINTVDQPFQNPYDKNTDLLEHLLYSKCWIDTVQWHYEDIIRDPNIDPVTALKLKRQIDASNQDRTDMVEYIDSYFLAKYKDVTPNSDATINTESPAWGVDRLSILALKVYHMNEEATRSDASESHRIACQTKLNVLLEQRVDLSTAIDQLLDDVAAGRKYMKVYKQMKMYNDDELNPVLRGGK; encoded by the coding sequence ATGTTTTCCAAGAAGGCCAATACAATCTTTGCTGATGTAATAGACACTTATCACCTAATTAATACTGTCGATCAGCCTTTTCAAAATCCCTACGATAAGAATACCGATCTTCTGGAACATTTGTTATATAGTAAATGTTGGATAGACACCGTGCAATGGCATTATGAAGATATTATTCGCGATCCCAATATTGATCCTGTTACCGCGCTGAAACTGAAACGACAAATTGACGCTTCCAATCAGGATCGCACCGATATGGTGGAATATATAGACAGCTACTTTTTAGCAAAATATAAGGATGTAACTCCTAATTCCGATGCCACTATTAATACCGAAAGTCCGGCCTGGGGGGTCGACCGACTCTCAATTCTGGCGCTGAAAGTATATCACATGAATGAAGAGGCAACGCGAAGCGATGCATCCGAATCGCATCGAATTGCCTGTCAGACAAAACTGAACGTCTTGTTGGAACAAAGAGTAGATTTAAGTACTGCAATAGACCAGTTATTAGACGATGTTGCCGCCGGCAGAAAGTATATGAAAGTCTACAAGCAAATGAAAATGTACAACGACGATGAATTGAATCCTGTACTGCGCGGCGGTAAATAA
- a CDS encoding DUF6427 family protein, with the protein MLTSFFGKSNPVNYLILGIFIGLGYIIAIFTGPPIEFSLQNIVAYIFGLGLCVFTMLLVDFIIRKNDLTKPNTFGILFFSCFLIMLPIIFFDRNILLSNAFLLLALRRILSLKSEKNPEKKVLDASLWISIAAFFYVYSLLFFAVLFLAILRKKHTTYKHLLIPFVGFFGVFAIATAYNYVVFGSFNWFFEFDALINFDFSAYNSVALLIPLTILVTLIIWTSIHRLYKLASVAKKDRPNYLLMLIITAAAVLMVLASPQRTGAELLFLVSPLAIIAANYVESISEFWFKEVLLWLVVLLPGILFFLR; encoded by the coding sequence ATGCTTACAAGCTTTTTTGGCAAATCTAATCCTGTTAATTATTTAATCTTAGGTATTTTCATTGGTTTGGGATACATAATTGCAATTTTTACTGGTCCGCCAATTGAATTTTCCTTACAAAATATAGTAGCGTATATCTTCGGACTTGGACTTTGTGTTTTTACAATGTTGTTGGTCGATTTTATTATTCGGAAGAATGATTTGACCAAGCCCAATACCTTCGGAATCCTATTCTTCAGCTGCTTTCTAATCATGCTTCCCATTATTTTTTTCGACCGAAACATATTACTTTCCAATGCTTTTCTATTGCTTGCATTACGAAGAATCCTCAGTTTGAAGTCTGAAAAAAACCCTGAAAAGAAAGTACTGGATGCTTCCCTTTGGATTTCGATCGCAGCATTTTTCTATGTCTACAGTTTATTGTTTTTTGCGGTATTGTTTTTGGCAATTCTTCGGAAAAAACACACAACCTACAAACACCTACTTATTCCTTTTGTTGGATTTTTTGGTGTTTTTGCCATTGCTACTGCCTATAACTATGTAGTGTTTGGCAGTTTTAATTGGTTTTTTGAATTTGATGCACTTATCAATTTCGACTTTAGCGCTTACAATTCGGTTGCGCTGCTTATCCCCCTAACTATTTTAGTAACCCTTATTATCTGGACCAGCATCCATCGTCTTTATAAGTTAGCTTCGGTTGCCAAAAAGGACAGGCCCAACTATCTTTTAATGTTGATAATAACTGCAGCGGCTGTTTTAATGGTCTTGGCGAGCCCGCAAAGAACAGGGGCAGAACTTTTGTTTTTAGTATCTCCTTTGGCAATTATAGCTGCAAATTATGTGGAGAGCATAAGTGAGTTTTGGTTTAAGGAAGTTTTGCTTTGGCTAGTGGTGTTACTTCCCGGTATATTGTTTTTTTTAAGATGA
- a CDS encoding uracil phosphoribosyltransferase encodes MTWKGFFEGIQSISETVLFAPYDALRLGVDSWWMSNIMSWVLTIIGLVAFIYWMGELKKYNDNGEEDKTSTSHSFLE; translated from the coding sequence ATGACTTGGAAAGGTTTTTTTGAAGGAATACAATCAATATCTGAAACTGTATTATTCGCGCCATACGATGCGTTGCGTTTGGGAGTTGACAGTTGGTGGATGTCTAACATTATGAGTTGGGTATTGACCATCATTGGATTAGTAGCCTTTATTTACTGGATGGGCGAGTTAAAAAAGTATAACGATAATGGAGAAGAAGACAAAACCAGTACTTCTCATTCGTTTTTAGAATAA
- the purD gene encoding phosphoribosylamine--glycine ligase translates to MNILILGSGGREHTFAYKLAESANCDKLFVAPGNAGTAAIATNVALSVTDFEAVKNCVLENKIKMVVVGPEDPLVHGIADYFAENKELQGVMLIGPSKRGALLEGSKERAKEFMMQHNIPTAAYASFTKKSLDAGKQFLETLKAPYVLKADGLAAGKGVLILKDLQEAKQELENMLSHSKFGAASETVVIEEFLDGIELSVFVLTDGKNYKILPTAKDYKRIGEGDTGLNTGGMGAISPVPFANDVLMQKIEERIVKPSVLGLQKEKIDYKGFLFIGLIKVGDEPYVIEYNVRMGDPETEVVLPRIKTDLVNLLEATYHQTLNKIDVSIDDRAATTVMLVSGGYPEAYEKGKEISGISEISDSIVFHAGTTQKEGKVVTNGGRVLAVTSLDTDYKLALKKSYQNIAKLSFDRMYYRSDIGFDLF, encoded by the coding sequence ATGAACATTTTAATATTGGGTTCCGGTGGTCGCGAACATACATTTGCATATAAACTTGCAGAGAGTGCTAACTGTGATAAACTTTTTGTTGCTCCCGGAAATGCAGGAACAGCAGCGATTGCTACTAACGTCGCCTTGTCTGTAACCGATTTTGAAGCTGTAAAGAACTGTGTACTGGAAAATAAAATTAAAATGGTAGTTGTGGGTCCGGAAGATCCTCTGGTACATGGAATAGCCGATTATTTTGCTGAAAACAAAGAATTGCAAGGCGTGATGCTGATTGGACCCTCTAAACGAGGAGCGCTGTTGGAAGGAAGCAAGGAACGCGCCAAAGAATTTATGATGCAGCATAACATTCCAACGGCCGCCTATGCCAGTTTCACCAAAAAATCACTGGATGCAGGGAAACAGTTTCTGGAAACACTCAAAGCGCCCTATGTGTTAAAAGCGGATGGTCTTGCAGCAGGAAAAGGAGTTTTAATTCTGAAAGATCTCCAGGAAGCCAAGCAGGAATTGGAAAACATGCTATCGCATTCTAAGTTTGGTGCCGCTAGCGAAACGGTGGTTATCGAAGAATTTTTAGACGGTATCGAACTGAGTGTGTTTGTTCTTACCGATGGCAAAAATTATAAAATATTGCCTACGGCGAAAGACTACAAACGAATTGGTGAAGGAGACACAGGCTTGAATACAGGGGGAATGGGTGCGATCTCACCGGTTCCGTTTGCAAACGATGTGTTGATGCAAAAAATTGAGGAGCGTATTGTAAAACCTTCAGTTTTAGGACTGCAAAAAGAAAAGATCGATTACAAAGGATTTCTCTTTATAGGGTTGATAAAAGTAGGAGATGAGCCTTATGTTATCGAATATAACGTACGGATGGGAGACCCCGAAACCGAAGTGGTGTTACCCCGAATTAAAACCGATTTGGTCAATTTGTTGGAAGCAACCTATCATCAAACTTTAAACAAAATCGATGTAAGTATCGACGATCGGGCTGCGACTACAGTAATGTTGGTCTCTGGAGGATATCCTGAAGCTTATGAGAAAGGAAAAGAGATTTCGGGAATTTCAGAAATAAGCGATTCGATTGTTTTTCATGCGGGAACTACTCAAAAAGAAGGAAAGGTAGTGACCAATGGCGGACGTGTACTTGCGGTTACTTCCCTGGATACAGATTACAAACTGGCACTAAAAAAATCCTACCAAAACATAGCTAAACTATCTTTTGACAGGATGTATTATCGCAGCGATATTGGATTCGATTTATTCTAA
- a CDS encoding phenylacetate--CoA ligase family protein — translation MNLFELTLRLKGFPIAEAKKRLQEIQAIPEKEYETYVYKLREDIFRYHLRENPSYKTFAGTSAFETWEAIPVLQKSDLQRPLAERLSNGFSEKNSYVNKTSGSSGHPFIFAKDKFTHALTWATILNRYGWHDLDFSTSLEARFYGIPLDAKGYRKERLKDKLSNRYRFPIFDLSDAKMEDFLQVFRKRKFDYINGYTSSVVLFAKYLHSRDLHLKDICPSLRYCIVTSEMLFENDKKLLETTFGVPVINEYGASELDLIAFTNADNDFIVNSETLFVEILDEHNKPVANGFPGRIIITSLYNRAHPMIRYDIGDLGILAPESTLKKPILQQLIGRTNDIARLPSGKTVPGLTFYYVTKSVIEDDGNVKEFIIEQTALDTFLIRYVSERELTLVEIDVIKRALFDYLENDLNLLFNRVAMLDRSSRGKLKQFISTF, via the coding sequence TTGAATTTATTCGAACTCACATTACGTCTCAAAGGTTTTCCAATTGCTGAAGCCAAAAAACGGCTGCAGGAAATTCAAGCAATTCCTGAAAAAGAGTACGAAACGTATGTTTATAAACTTCGGGAGGATATTTTTAGGTATCATCTTCGGGAAAATCCTTCGTACAAGACCTTTGCCGGCACGTCAGCCTTCGAAACATGGGAAGCTATTCCTGTCCTACAAAAAAGCGATCTGCAACGTCCGCTGGCAGAACGCCTGTCCAATGGATTTTCAGAAAAAAACAGTTATGTAAATAAAACATCGGGATCGAGCGGGCACCCCTTTATTTTTGCAAAGGACAAATTTACACATGCACTAACCTGGGCTACCATTTTGAATCGTTATGGTTGGCATGATCTCGATTTTTCCACCTCGCTGGAGGCGCGATTTTACGGAATTCCCTTAGACGCAAAAGGGTATCGTAAAGAACGGCTAAAAGACAAATTGAGTAACCGCTACCGATTTCCAATTTTTGATCTTTCAGATGCCAAAATGGAAGATTTTCTACAGGTTTTCCGAAAGAGAAAATTCGATTACATCAATGGTTACACAAGTTCTGTGGTGCTATTTGCTAAATATCTGCATTCCCGGGATCTTCATTTAAAAGACATTTGTCCTTCCTTGAGATATTGTATTGTTACCAGCGAAATGTTGTTCGAAAACGATAAAAAATTATTGGAAACTACCTTTGGTGTGCCGGTAATTAACGAATACGGCGCCAGCGAGCTGGATTTGATAGCTTTTACAAATGCCGACAACGATTTTATAGTAAATAGTGAAACGCTCTTTGTTGAAATATTGGATGAACATAATAAGCCTGTTGCCAACGGATTTCCGGGAAGAATTATCATCACCTCTTTGTACAATAGGGCACATCCTATGATACGCTACGACATTGGAGATTTGGGAATTTTAGCACCCGAAAGCACCCTAAAAAAGCCCATTTTACAGCAATTAATTGGTCGTACCAACGACATCGCCCGTTTACCCAGTGGAAAAACGGTGCCCGGACTTACCTTTTATTATGTCACCAAAAGTGTGATCGAGGACGATGGGAATGTAAAGGAATTTATAATTGAACAGACCGCTTTGGATACCTTTTTAATTCGTTATGTTTCTGAAAGGGAGCTTACTTTGGTTGAAATTGATGTGATTAAAAGAGCGTTATTCGACTATCTGGAAAACGACCTCAACCTGCTTTTTAATCGTGTTGCCATGCTTGACCGAAGCAGCCGTGGAAAATTGAAACAGTTTATCTCAACCTTTTAA
- a CDS encoding glycosyltransferase, with translation MRKKDILLITNYFPPEKGAAANRMHSLAAALSNNNYSVTIVCPLPNYPNGKIQTAYKGSFYSKSVEHGMSISRLWIWPSNSKNTFLRLLSMFSFSISLHFYFLFKKIPKVVVVQYSPIFIGVTAVFWARILNKRIVLNVSDLWPKAGLEMGLLKRGFYYSVLEKMEYFCYRKSNLILGQSEEILTHIGKLYPAKDTFLYRNFPNFNSSSLTYEDASRSITIVYAGLLG, from the coding sequence ATGCGCAAAAAAGACATTCTCTTAATTACTAATTATTTTCCTCCTGAAAAAGGTGCAGCGGCCAATAGAATGCATTCATTGGCTGCTGCGCTCTCTAACAATAACTATTCGGTAACAATTGTTTGTCCATTGCCAAATTATCCTAATGGTAAAATTCAAACTGCATACAAAGGGTCTTTTTATAGCAAGTCTGTTGAACATGGAATGAGTATCTCTCGCCTTTGGATCTGGCCCAGTAATTCAAAAAACACATTCTTGCGATTACTGTCGATGTTTTCGTTTTCAATAAGTTTACATTTCTATTTTCTTTTTAAAAAAATCCCAAAAGTGGTTGTTGTGCAATATTCCCCAATTTTTATTGGGGTTACGGCTGTATTCTGGGCTCGTATTTTAAATAAGCGAATTGTTCTAAATGTATCAGATTTATGGCCAAAAGCAGGTTTGGAAATGGGGCTATTAAAAAGAGGTTTTTATTATTCGGTCCTTGAAAAAATGGAATATTTCTGTTATCGAAAATCAAATTTAATCTTGGGACAGTCCGAAGAAATACTTACTCATATTGGCAAATTATATCCTGCGAAAGACACCTTTTTATATAGAAACTTTCCAAATTTTAATTCATCCAGTTTAACTTATGAGGATGCGTCTCGCTCCATTACTATAGTTTATGCAGGCCTGTTGGGGTAG
- a CDS encoding glycosyltransferase has product MHIYGAGPEAEAIGKLKNPEIVFHGEIDRAKLHQEITKYDIGFIPLVNRIYGSVPSKIFEYTKLGLPILYYAGGEGEGLVTDYKLGWSIPVNNINFLQQFIDELSKEKLNEFPKDMVKKKADLLFDFHKQFKMFNTKIESL; this is encoded by the coding sequence TTGCACATTTATGGCGCCGGCCCTGAAGCAGAAGCGATTGGAAAACTCAAAAATCCAGAAATTGTTTTTCATGGTGAAATTGATAGGGCAAAATTACATCAAGAAATTACAAAATATGATATTGGTTTTATTCCACTGGTCAACAGGATTTATGGTTCGGTTCCTTCAAAAATATTTGAATACACAAAACTTGGACTTCCTATTTTGTATTATGCGGGTGGAGAAGGAGAAGGTCTTGTTACCGATTATAAATTAGGATGGTCTATCCCGGTGAATAATATTAACTTTTTACAACAGTTTATAGACGAGCTTTCAAAAGAGAAGTTGAATGAATTTCCTAAGGATATGGTTAAGAAAAAAGCCGATTTGCTTTTCGACTTTCACAAACAGTTTAAGATGTTTAACACCAAAATTGAATCGCTTTAA